One stretch of Nocardia mangyaensis DNA includes these proteins:
- a CDS encoding MerR family transcriptional regulator produces the protein MNGLSIGDVARATGLGVHALRYFEREELLLRPIPRTSGGQRVYDPADVEWLLLCNRLRESGMPIAALKTFAGLVRSGPGNESARLALLEAHERVVRDRLAELTAHLSIIHDKVAAYRAHVAEGTAAGVWAPTPPE, from the coding sequence ATGAACGGTCTCTCCATCGGCGATGTCGCGCGGGCGACCGGACTCGGCGTCCACGCCCTGCGGTATTTCGAACGCGAGGAGCTCCTGCTGCGCCCCATCCCCCGCACCTCCGGTGGGCAGCGGGTCTACGACCCGGCGGATGTCGAGTGGCTGTTGCTGTGCAATCGGCTGCGGGAGTCAGGGATGCCGATCGCGGCGTTGAAGACTTTCGCTGGACTGGTCCGGTCGGGGCCGGGCAACGAGAGCGCGCGGCTCGCGCTACTCGAGGCGCACGAGCGGGTAGTGCGGGATCGGCTCGCCGAGTTGACGGCCCATCTGTCGATCATTCACGACAAGGTCGCCGCCTACCGTGCGCATGTCGCGGAGGGGACGGCGGCGGGAGTCTGGGCGCCGACACCGCCGGAGTGA
- a CDS encoding protoporphyrinogen oxidase produces the protein MRIAVIGGGISGLVAAYRLRQKLGDEVDIVVLEQSERVGGVLRTGELAGEPLDLGAEAFVGRRPEVIELMGELGLDDQLVRPAGKRPLVWAQGAPHPLPGRTLMGIPSDAESLRGLVDDATLTQVATEPERSLSWEPGADVDVQTLVGERFGRQVVERSVDPLLGGVYAGISAGIGVRAALPTLATALDRGATSLTEAVREAMPAPSTAPVFGGLRDGYGALLTALTAAAGARVVTSMAGTRVARTPRGWVVDPLGAVDAVVLATPAPVIARLLHYAAPVAAEAAAGIELSSSALVALALPRDTALPDNSGILVATGEPLRAKAFTLSSRKWPHLAERDVALVRASFGRFGDESPLTWSDDELIAAAVADLSTVTGLPITPLEAVVQRWPGGLPQYAPGHTERVATLESAIAPLDGLAVAGAYLHGVGVPACVAAGTAAADRIVTSLGTRGV, from the coding sequence ATGCGGATCGCGGTCATCGGGGGCGGTATCAGTGGGCTCGTCGCGGCCTATCGGTTGCGGCAGAAGCTGGGGGACGAGGTCGACATCGTCGTGCTCGAGCAGAGTGAGCGCGTCGGCGGGGTCCTGCGGACGGGTGAATTGGCCGGGGAGCCATTGGATCTCGGCGCCGAGGCCTTCGTGGGACGCAGGCCCGAGGTGATCGAGCTGATGGGCGAACTCGGCCTCGACGACCAGTTGGTGCGGCCCGCGGGCAAGCGTCCGCTGGTGTGGGCGCAAGGGGCTCCTCATCCGCTGCCCGGGCGCACGCTGATGGGCATTCCGTCCGATGCCGAATCGCTGCGCGGACTGGTCGACGACGCGACCCTCACCCAGGTCGCCACCGAACCGGAACGATCCCTGTCCTGGGAGCCCGGCGCCGATGTCGATGTGCAGACCCTCGTCGGCGAGCGGTTCGGCAGGCAGGTGGTCGAGCGCAGTGTCGACCCGCTGCTCGGCGGGGTCTACGCGGGCATCAGTGCCGGTATCGGCGTTCGCGCGGCGCTGCCCACCCTGGCTACCGCCCTGGACCGCGGCGCCACCAGTCTCACCGAAGCGGTCCGTGAGGCCATGCCCGCACCCAGCACGGCCCCGGTCTTCGGCGGCCTGCGAGACGGCTACGGCGCACTGCTGACGGCGCTGACCGCGGCAGCCGGCGCCCGCGTCGTCACCTCGATGGCAGGCACCCGGGTCGCTCGCACGCCGCGCGGCTGGGTGGTCGACCCGCTCGGCGCCGTCGACGCCGTCGTCCTCGCTACACCGGCCCCGGTCATCGCCCGATTGCTGCACTACGCGGCGCCGGTCGCGGCCGAAGCCGCCGCGGGGATCGAACTGTCCTCCTCGGCGTTGGTCGCCCTGGCCCTGCCACGCGACACCGCCCTGCCGGACAACTCGGGCATTCTCGTCGCCACCGGAGAACCCTTGCGCGCCAAGGCGTTCACGCTGTCGAGCCGCAAATGGCCGCACCTGGCCGAACGTGACGTCGCCCTCGTCCGCGCCTCGTTCGGCCGGTTCGGCGACGAGTCCCCACTGACCTGGTCCGACGACGAACTCATCGCGGCCGCCGTCGCCGACCTGTCCACCGTCACCGGCCTCCCGATCACCCCACTCGAGGCCGTCGTCCAGCGCTGGCCCGGCGGACTCCCGCAGTACGCCCCCGGCCACACCGAACGCGTCGCCACCCTGGAATCCGCCATCGCCCCCCTCGACGGACTCGCCGTCGCCGGCGCCTACCTCCACGGCGTAGGCGTCCCTGCCTGCGTAGCTGCCGGCACCGCCGCCGCCGACCGCATCGTCACTTCGCTGGGCACCCGCGGCGTTTAG
- the hemE gene encoding uroporphyrinogen decarboxylase, whose amino-acid sequence MSTYTRRRLTDAPFLAAATGATPSRRPVWFMRQAGRSLPEYRELRKGIGMLESCFDPELVCEITMQPIRRHGVDAAILFSDIVVPLKAAGIDLDIVPGVGPVIASPVRTAADVRALPRLRPEEVGAVTDGVRLLTDALGDTPLIGFAGAPFTLASYLVEGGPSKQHERTKAMMHADPQTWHALLGTLTDITIAFLQAQLAAGVDAVQLFDSWAGALSLADYREFVLPHSERVFAEVAAAGVPRIHFGVGTGELLGAMGEAGADVVGVDWRVPLTDAVRRVGAGKGLQGNLDPAILFAGFDAVEVETRRILREADEAITLGASGHIFNLGHGVLPDTDPGVLTALVELVHSL is encoded by the coding sequence ATGAGCACTTACACTCGCCGCCGGTTGACCGATGCCCCGTTCCTGGCCGCCGCCACCGGCGCGACGCCGAGCAGGCGCCCCGTCTGGTTCATGCGTCAGGCGGGCCGCTCGCTGCCGGAGTACCGGGAACTGCGCAAGGGCATCGGCATGCTCGAGTCGTGCTTCGACCCCGAGCTGGTGTGTGAGATCACCATGCAGCCGATCCGCCGCCACGGCGTCGACGCGGCGATCCTGTTCTCCGACATCGTCGTTCCGCTCAAGGCCGCCGGCATCGACCTCGACATCGTGCCCGGCGTCGGCCCGGTCATCGCCTCGCCCGTGCGCACCGCAGCCGATGTGCGCGCGTTGCCCCGGCTGCGGCCCGAGGAGGTCGGCGCGGTCACCGACGGTGTGCGGCTGCTCACCGACGCGCTCGGCGACACCCCGCTCATCGGCTTCGCCGGCGCCCCGTTCACCCTTGCCTCCTACCTGGTCGAGGGCGGCCCGAGCAAGCAGCACGAGCGCACCAAGGCGATGATGCACGCCGACCCGCAAACCTGGCACGCCCTGCTCGGCACCCTCACCGACATCACCATCGCCTTCCTGCAGGCCCAGCTCGCCGCGGGTGTCGACGCCGTCCAGCTGTTCGACTCCTGGGCCGGTGCGCTCTCCCTGGCCGACTACCGCGAATTCGTCCTCCCGCATTCGGAGCGTGTCTTCGCCGAGGTCGCCGCCGCGGGCGTGCCGCGCATCCACTTCGGCGTCGGCACGGGTGAACTGCTCGGCGCCATGGGCGAGGCCGGTGCCGATGTGGTCGGCGTGGACTGGCGCGTCCCGCTCACCGACGCCGTGCGCCGCGTCGGGGCCGGTAAGGGTCTGCAGGGCAACCTGGACCCGGCGATCCTGTTCGCCGGTTTCGACGCCGTCGAAGTCGAAACCCGCCGGATCCTGCGTGAAGCGGATGAGGCGATCACCCTCGGCGCGTCCGGGCACATCTTCAATCTGGGCCACGGCGTCCTGCCGGACACCGATCCGGGTGTCCTGACCGCCCTGGTCGAGCTGGTCCACTCGCTGTAG
- a CDS encoding DUF3000 domain-containing protein, whose protein sequence is MGTATVHPRIELAPIRPPQRLAPFSYALGAEVTHPDTPVVPIDSEGDAFGRLILLHDPDGDEAWNGVFRLVAYIQADIDAALAADPLLPEVAWSWLVDSLESRGEPFTALGGTVTATSSVRYGDIAGPPRAHQLELRASWTAMNTEMRRHVEAFCEVLAFAAGLPPAGITHLRPESYTRTDHP, encoded by the coding sequence ATGGGCACCGCAACAGTGCACCCTCGAATCGAGCTGGCGCCTATCCGTCCCCCGCAACGGTTGGCGCCGTTCTCCTATGCGCTCGGAGCGGAGGTCACCCATCCCGACACCCCGGTGGTGCCCATCGACTCCGAGGGCGACGCCTTCGGCAGGCTGATCCTGCTCCACGACCCCGACGGCGACGAGGCCTGGAACGGCGTGTTCCGCCTGGTCGCCTACATCCAGGCCGACATCGACGCCGCGCTGGCCGCCGACCCACTCCTGCCGGAGGTCGCGTGGAGCTGGCTGGTCGATTCGCTGGAGTCGCGCGGCGAGCCGTTCACCGCCCTCGGCGGCACGGTCACCGCCACCAGCTCGGTCCGCTACGGCGACATCGCGGGCCCACCACGAGCCCACCAGCTGGAGTTGCGGGCCTCGTGGACGGCGATGAACACCGAGATGCGCCGACACGTGGAGGCGTTCTGCGAGGTGCTGGCCTTCGCCGCCGGGCTCCCACCCGCTGGGATCACCCATTTACGGCCGGAGTCCTATACCCGCACCGATCACCCTTGA
- a CDS encoding ribonuclease D → MSVAEEPTAAEPLLAPAEGVPPVLATADEVAAAAKSLAAGTGPLAVDAERASGFRYSARAYLIQLRREGAGSFLIDPIPVTEALTPLAEAINDLEWVLHSADQDLPGLAELGLRPARLFDTELGGRIAGYERVGLAAMVENLLGRSLRKGHGAADWSTRPLPDEWLNYAALDVELLLELRDTVAGDLTTQGKMDWAAEEFEHIRTMDPPTPKADRWRRTSGIHTLRRTRQLAIVRELWTTRDELARARDVAPARILPDSAIVAAATGEPRTIAQLRTLPVFGGPRQRRYSRDWLAAVERARTLPDKELPPLTLPFDGPPPVNRWERRDPAAAARLATARSAMGELSTEHSIPVENLLSPDLVRRLCWDGLPDYKDVGAAEQLSARVEEFLRAGGARPWQRALAVPALTEALTPAAG, encoded by the coding sequence ATGTCGGTCGCCGAGGAACCCACCGCAGCAGAGCCCCTGCTCGCCCCCGCCGAGGGGGTTCCACCTGTGCTGGCGACCGCCGACGAGGTCGCCGCGGCCGCCAAATCCCTCGCCGCGGGCACCGGCCCACTGGCCGTCGACGCCGAACGCGCGTCCGGTTTCCGCTACTCCGCCCGCGCCTATCTGATCCAGCTGCGCCGCGAGGGCGCCGGCTCGTTCCTCATCGATCCGATCCCGGTCACCGAGGCGCTGACCCCGCTGGCCGAGGCGATCAACGACCTCGAATGGGTTCTGCACTCCGCCGATCAAGATCTGCCCGGCCTCGCCGAGCTCGGTCTGCGCCCCGCCCGCCTGTTCGACACCGAGCTCGGCGGCCGCATCGCGGGCTACGAACGCGTCGGCCTGGCCGCGATGGTGGAGAACCTGCTGGGCCGCTCCCTGCGCAAGGGCCACGGCGCCGCCGATTGGTCGACCCGCCCGCTGCCCGACGAATGGCTCAACTACGCGGCACTGGATGTCGAGTTGCTGCTGGAACTGCGCGACACCGTCGCCGGCGACCTCACCACCCAGGGCAAGATGGATTGGGCCGCCGAGGAATTCGAGCACATCCGCACCATGGACCCGCCCACCCCCAAGGCCGACCGTTGGCGGCGCACCTCCGGCATCCACACCCTGCGCCGTACCCGCCAGCTCGCGATCGTGCGCGAACTGTGGACCACCCGCGACGAACTCGCCCGCGCCCGCGACGTGGCCCCCGCTCGCATCCTCCCCGATTCCGCCATCGTGGCCGCCGCCACCGGCGAACCCCGCACCATCGCCCAGTTGCGCACCCTGCCCGTCTTCGGCGGGCCTCGGCAACGCCGGTACTCCCGCGATTGGCTCGCCGCCGTCGAACGTGCCCGCACGCTCCCCGACAAAGAACTCCCCCCGCTGACGTTGCCTTTCGACGGGCCACCCCCCGTCAATCGTTGGGAACGCCGCGACCCCGCCGCCGCGGCCCGCCTCGCCACCGCGCGCAGTGCCATGGGCGAGCTCTCCACCGAACACTCGATCCCGGTGGAGAACCTGCTCTCCCCCGACCTGGTTCGGCGGCTGTGCTGGGACGGGCTGCCGGACTACAAGGACGTCGGCGCGGCCGAGCAGTTGTCGGCTCGTGTCGAGGAGTTCCTTCGTGCGGGTGGGGCGCGGCCGTGGCAGCGGGCTCTTGCGGTGCCCGCGCTGACCGAGGCGTTGACGCCCGCTGCCGGATAG
- a CDS encoding class I SAM-dependent methyltransferase translates to MTTNPTAAAVPEDDAIAANRANWDDRADVHARSRMYDVDAFLADPTDISTVVRNDLAVLAPHLPASGIVGRSLLHLQCHIGTDTVSWARLGAVEVHGLDLSSNSLRHAARIAEADGRRITWVEGDARFASAAIHRQFETIVTSAGTIVWLPELTAWAHSIHDLLEPGGVFAIRDDHPILGAMDHEPWTISDDYLSGGGTRTYSDSGTYTEDSDGQIAHTTNHEWRHDLGEIVAALLGAGLRIEAVHELPFMDWPAFGDLVACPQGWTLPETAPRIPLNFAVVARRPAG, encoded by the coding sequence ATGACCACGAATCCGACCGCGGCAGCCGTGCCAGAGGACGACGCCATCGCCGCGAATCGGGCGAATTGGGACGACCGGGCCGACGTGCACGCACGCTCGCGGATGTACGACGTGGACGCCTTTCTCGCCGATCCCACCGACATCTCCACCGTCGTGCGCAACGACCTCGCGGTGCTGGCGCCGCACCTGCCCGCGTCCGGAATCGTCGGACGCTCACTGCTGCATCTGCAGTGCCATATCGGCACCGACACCGTCTCCTGGGCGCGACTGGGGGCGGTCGAGGTACACGGGCTCGATCTGTCATCGAACTCGCTACGGCACGCGGCCCGGATCGCGGAAGCCGACGGGCGCCGGATCACCTGGGTCGAAGGGGACGCGCGGTTCGCCTCGGCGGCGATCCACCGGCAGTTCGAGACCATCGTGACCAGTGCGGGCACCATCGTCTGGTTGCCGGAGCTCACCGCGTGGGCGCACTCGATCCACGACCTGCTCGAACCGGGCGGGGTGTTCGCGATCCGCGACGACCACCCGATCCTGGGCGCCATGGATCACGAACCCTGGACGATCAGCGACGACTACCTGTCCGGTGGCGGCACCCGCACCTACTCGGACTCGGGCACCTACACCGAGGACTCGGACGGTCAGATCGCACACACGACCAACCACGAATGGCGCCACGACCTCGGTGAGATCGTCGCCGCACTGCTCGGTGCCGGGCTGCGGATCGAGGCGGTGCACGAGCTGCCGTTCATGGACTGGCCCGCGTTCGGGGACCTGGTCGCCTGCCCGCAGGGCTGGACGCTGCCGGAGACCGCGCCGCGGATCCCGCTGAATTTCGCCGTCGTCGCCCGCCGCCCGGCGGGCTAG
- the dxs gene encoding 1-deoxy-D-xylulose-5-phosphate synthase, translating to MGVLSRVDSPEDLRRLSVPQLRDLAEEIREFLVQKVAATGGHLGPNLGVVELTIALHRIFDSPADPLIFDTGHQAYVHKILTGRKDRFDSLRMRDGLSGYPSRAESEHDWVESSHASAALSYADGLAKAFALTEQDRTVVAVVGDGALTGGMCWEALNNIAGAPDRPVVVVVNDNGRSYAPTIGGLADRLTALRTQPAYEHALDAGKRILKSIPAVGDSAYSMVHALKAGIKDAVSPQELFSDLGMKYVGPVDGHDLVALEAAMRRAKDFGGPVVVHVVTRKGNGYEHAENHIADQMHACDPIDPLTGRPLAGKKAKGWTAVFAEELIEHASRREDIVAITAAMPGPTGLAGFGERFPERMFDVGIAEQHAMASAAGLALGGLHPVVAIYSTFLNRAFDQLLMDVSLLKQPVTVVLDRAGITGPDGASHNGMWDLSLLGIIPGIRVAAPRDGATLRAELAEALAVSDGPTVLRFPKGSVAEDITAVERVDGIDVLRLAVPGAGSAQSQHGDVLIVAVGPFAETALAAAELLDPQGISVTVIDPRWVIPVSDTLVKLAENYRLVVTVEDGGLHGGIGSTVSARLREAGLDVPTRDLGVPQQFLDHAARGEILDELGLTADAIAQRISGWLRAR from the coding sequence GTGGGAGTGCTGTCGCGGGTGGATTCACCCGAAGATCTGCGCCGACTGAGCGTGCCGCAACTGCGGGACCTCGCGGAGGAGATCCGCGAGTTCCTGGTGCAGAAAGTCGCCGCCACCGGAGGCCATCTCGGCCCGAATCTGGGGGTGGTCGAGTTGACCATCGCCCTGCACCGGATCTTCGATTCTCCGGCCGATCCGTTGATCTTCGACACCGGCCATCAGGCCTACGTGCACAAGATCCTCACCGGCCGCAAGGACCGGTTCGACTCGCTGCGCATGCGCGACGGCCTGTCGGGCTATCCGAGTCGCGCCGAGAGCGAGCACGACTGGGTGGAGTCCTCGCACGCCTCGGCCGCGCTGTCCTACGCCGACGGCCTGGCCAAGGCCTTCGCGCTCACCGAGCAGGACCGCACGGTCGTCGCGGTCGTCGGTGACGGCGCGCTCACCGGCGGCATGTGCTGGGAGGCGCTCAACAACATCGCCGGTGCCCCCGACCGCCCGGTGGTGGTCGTGGTCAACGACAACGGCCGCTCCTACGCCCCGACCATCGGCGGCCTCGCCGACCGGCTGACCGCGCTGCGCACCCAGCCCGCCTACGAGCACGCCCTCGACGCGGGCAAGCGCATCCTCAAGAGCATTCCCGCCGTGGGGGATTCGGCGTACTCGATGGTGCACGCGCTCAAGGCGGGCATCAAGGACGCGGTCAGCCCGCAGGAACTGTTCTCGGATCTGGGCATGAAGTACGTCGGCCCGGTCGACGGGCACGACCTCGTCGCGCTCGAGGCGGCCATGCGCCGCGCCAAGGACTTCGGCGGTCCCGTCGTCGTCCATGTGGTCACCCGCAAGGGCAACGGCTACGAGCACGCCGAGAACCACATCGCCGACCAGATGCACGCCTGCGACCCGATCGACCCGCTCACCGGCCGCCCGCTGGCCGGGAAGAAGGCCAAGGGCTGGACCGCGGTGTTCGCCGAGGAGCTCATCGAGCACGCGTCCCGGCGGGAGGACATCGTCGCCATCACCGCGGCGATGCCCGGCCCGACCGGTCTGGCCGGGTTCGGCGAGCGTTTCCCGGAGCGCATGTTCGACGTCGGCATCGCCGAACAACACGCGATGGCCTCGGCCGCCGGTCTCGCCCTCGGCGGCCTGCACCCCGTGGTCGCGATCTACTCCACCTTCCTCAACCGCGCCTTCGACCAGCTCCTCATGGACGTGTCGCTGCTGAAGCAGCCGGTCACCGTCGTGCTCGACCGCGCGGGCATCACCGGCCCCGACGGCGCCAGTCACAACGGCATGTGGGACCTGTCGCTGCTGGGCATCATCCCCGGCATCCGGGTCGCCGCGCCCCGCGACGGCGCCACCCTGCGTGCGGAACTCGCCGAGGCGCTGGCCGTCAGCGATGGCCCGACCGTGCTCCGCTTCCCCAAGGGCAGTGTCGCCGAGGACATCACCGCGGTGGAGCGGGTCGACGGCATCGACGTCCTCCGTCTCGCCGTGCCCGGCGCCGGGTCGGCCCAGTCCCAGCACGGCGATGTCCTGATCGTCGCCGTCGGGCCGTTCGCCGAGACGGCGCTCGCGGCCGCGGAATTGCTCGACCCGCAGGGCATCTCGGTCACCGTCATCGATCCGCGCTGGGTGATCCCGGTCTCCGACACTCTCGTCAAACTCGCCGAGAACTATCGCCTGGTCGTCACCGTCGAGGACGGCGGCCTCCATGGCGGCATCGGTTCGACGGTCTCCGCACGCCTGCGCGAGGCGGGCCTGGACGTTCCCACCCGCGATCTCGGTGTGCCCCAACAGTTCCTGGACCACGCCGCGCGCGGGGAGATCCTCGACGAACTCGGCCTCACCGCTGACGCCATCGCCCAGCGCATCAGCGGCTGGCTGCGCGCCCGCTGA